One window of Athalia rosae chromosome 2, iyAthRosa1.1, whole genome shotgun sequence genomic DNA carries:
- the LOC105684608 gene encoding exportin-1, whose translation MATLAEQASKLLDFNQKLDITLLDNIVGCMYTGMGEQQRVAQEVLTTLKEHPDAWTRVDTILEYSQNQQTKYYALQILEQVIKTRWKILPRNQCEGIKKYIVGLIIKTSSDPETMEASKVYLNKLNMILVQVLKREWPKNWESFIGDIVGASKTNESLCQNNMAILKLLSEEVFDFSSGQMTQTKAKHLKDTMCSEFSQIFQLCQFVMDNSQNVPLVAVTLETLLRFLNWIPLGYIFETKLINTLVFKFLNVPIFRNVTLKCLTEIAAVTVTSYDEMFVVLFANTMQQLEQMLSLETNIRDAYAVGQDQEQNFIQNLAMFLCTYLKEHGPLVEKKQLNETLLKALHYLVLISEVEEVEIFKICLEYWNGLAADLYRETPFTAASPLFMAKNNLAIPPRRQFYCPVLTKVRYIMISRMAKPEEVLVVENENGEVVREFMKDTDSINLYKNMRETLVYLTHLDYVDTERVMTEKLQNQVNGTEWSWKNLNTLCWAIGSISGAMHEEDEKRFLVTVIKDLLGLCEQKKGKDNKAIIASNIMYVVGQYPRFLRAHWKFLKTVVNKLFEFMHETHDGVQDMACDTFIKIALKCRRHFVTVQAGEAQPFIEEILSTISSIICDLQTQQVHTFYEAVGYMISAQVDTFAQEQLIEKYMLLPNQVWDDIISQASKNVDILKNQEAVKQLASILKTNVRACKALGHPYVMQLGRIYLDMLNVYKVMSENITAAIALNGEMVMKQPLIKSMRVVKKETLKLISDWVSRSNDHQMVLENFIPPLLDAVLLDYQKTNVHCAREPEVLSAMATIVNKLEGHITSEVPKIFDAVFECTLEMINKDFEEFPEHRTNFFLLLQAVNSHCFPAFLSIPPAQFKLVLDSIIWAFKHTMRNVADTGLQILYQLLQNIEVHDQAAQSFYQTYFTDILQHIFSVVADTSHTAGLTMHATILAYMFTLVELGRIHVPLGPLPDNTLYVQEFVASLLRAAFPHLSDNQIKITVQGLFNLDQDIPAFKDHLRDFLVQIREYTGEDDTDLYLEERETALRIAQEDKRRQQMAVPGILNPHEMPEEMQD comes from the exons ATGGCGACACTCGCGGAGCAAGCGTCCAAACTATTGGACTTTAACCAAAAGTTGGACATAACGCTTCTAGACAATATAGTCGGATGCATGTATACTGGGATGGGTGAACAACAGCGCGTAGCTCAAGAGGTACTCACCACCCTCAAAGAACACCCAGATGCATGGACCCGCGTTGATACCATTCTAGAATACTCACAG AATCAACAAACAAAGTACTACGCACTACAGATCTTGGAGCAGGTTATAAAGACGCGGTGGAAAATCCTACCGAGGAACCAGTGCGAGGGTATCAAGAAATACATTGTTGGACTCATCATCAAGACTAGTAGCGATCCGGAAACAATGGAGGCTTCTAAGGTGTACCTGAATAAGCTGAACATGATCCTTGTACAG GTTTTGAAACGAGAATGGCCAAAGAACTGGGAATCCTTCATTGGAGACATCGTGGGTGCTAGTAAAACCAACGAAAGTCTATGTCAGAACAATATGGCCATTCTGAAACTTTTGTCTGAAGAAGTATTTGACTTTTCAAGTGGGCAGATGACGCAAACCAAGGCTAAACATTTAAAAGATACAATGTGCAGCGAGTTCTCGCAAATATTCCAACTTTGTCAATTTGTGATGGATAATTCACAGAACGTACCTCTAGTTGCCGTCACACTTGAAACTCTTCTCAGATTTCTCAACTGGATCCCACTtggatatatatttgaaactaAACTCATTAACACCTTGGTATTcaag tttttaaatGTGCCGATATTCCGCAACGTTACATTGAAATGTTTAACTGAAATTGCTGCTGTAACTGTAACAAGCTATGATGAAATGTTCGTCGTTTTGTTTGCAAATACAATGCAACAATTAGAGCAGATGCTTTCCCTCGAAACAAACATTCGTGATGCATACGCCGTAGGACAAGATCAAGAGCAGAATTTCATTCAGAATCTAGCTATGTTTTTGTGCACATATCTGAAAGAGCATGGGCCACTTGTTGAGAAAAAGCAATTAAATGAAACTCTGTTGAAAGCATTACATTACCTGGTTTTAATATCAGAAGTAGAAGaagttgaaatatttaaaatttgcTTAGAGTACTGGAATGGGCTAGCAGCTGATTTATACAGAGAAACTCCATTCACTGCAGCATCACCGTTGTTTATGGCTAAAAATAATTTAGCCATTCCACCTCGAAGACAATTCTATTGCCCTGTGCTAACAAAAGTTCGATACATTATGATCAGTCGTATGGCTAAGCCTGAAGAAGTATTGGTTGTGGAAAATGAGAATGGTGAAGTAGTCAGGGAGTTTATGAAAGATACGGACTCCATTAATCTGTATAAAAATATGAGAGAGACTTTAGTCTATCTAACGCATCTCGATTATGTAGATACAGAAAGAGTGATGACAGAAAAACTACAGAATCAAGTTAATGGTACGGAGTGGTCTTGGAAGAATCTCAATACC TTGTGCTGGGCGATTGGGAGTATCTCAGGTGCGATGcatgaagaagatgaaaaacggTTCTTGGTGACTGTAATTAAAGACCTATTGGGTTTGTGTGAGCAAAAGAAGGGTAAAGATAACAAAGCAATTATCGCAAGTAACATTATGTATGTTGTCGGCCAGTATCCAAGATTTTTAAGAGCTCATTGGAAATTCCTGAAAACTGTTGTCAACAAGCTTTTCGAATTCATGCATG aaacgCATGACGGAGTACAAGATATGGCCTGTGATACGTTTATCAAAATAGCATTAAAATGCAGACGACATTTCGTAACTGTTCAAGCTGGTGAGGCACAGCCTTTCATCGAAGAGATACTGTCGACAATCAGCAGTATTATTTGTGATCTACAAACTCAACAG GTACATACATTCTACGAAGCAGTTGGCTATATGATAAGTGCTCAAGTGGATACATTCGCCCAGGAGCAGcttatagaaaaatatatgcTTTTGCCTAATCAAGTATGGGATGATATCATTAGTCAAGCGTCCAAG aATGTtgatatattgaaaaatcaagaagCTGTAAAGCAGCTCGCTAGTATCTTGAAAACGAACGTTCGGGCATGCAAAGCACTTGGACACCCATACGTTATGCAGCTAGGAAGAATATATCTAGATATGTTAAATGTTTACAAG GTTATGAGTGAAAATATAACTGCAGCAATAGCTTTAAATGGGGAAATGGTAATGAAACAGCCTTTGATAAAAAGTATGAGAGTTGTTAAGAAGGAGACGTTGAAATTAATCTCAGATTGGGTTAGCAGATCAAATGATCATCAAATG gttttggaaaatttcataccTCCGTTATTGGACGCAGTCTTGCTCGATTATCAGAAGACGAATGTACATTGCGCTCGAGAGCCTGAAGTGCTCAGCGCGATGGCTACCATTGTCAACAAATTAGAAGGACACATCACTAGCGAAGTGCCTAAAATATTTGACGCTGTTTTCGAATGTACCCTTGAAATGATTAACAAAGACTTTGAAGAATTCCCTGAACATCGAACGAACTTCTTCCTATTATTGCAG GCAGTCAACAGCCACTGCTTCCCTGCGTTCCTATCTATTCCTCCGGCTCAATTTAAGCTGGTTTTGGACTCGATTATTTGGGCATTTAAGCATACAATGAGAAATGTCGCAGATACTGGACTGCAAATCCTTTATCAACTTTTGCAAAACATCGAAGTACACGACCAAGCAGCACAGAGTTTTTATCAGACATACTTCACTGACATCTTGCAACATATATTTAGTGTTGTAGCAGATACTTCCCATACAGCTG GGTTAACGATGCATGCAACAATTTTGGCGTATATGTTCACATTAGTGGAATTAGGAAGAATTCACGTACCACTAGGTCCTCTGCCAGACAATACGCTGTACGTGCAAGAATTTGTAGCAAGTTTATTGAGAGCTGCGTTTCCACACCTGAGTGATAACCAAATAAAGATCACGGTGCAAGGCCTGTTTAATCTTGATCAAGACATACCTGCATTTAAAGATCATCTTAGGGATTTCCTCGTTCAAATTCGA GAATATACCGGCGAAGATGATACAGATTTGTATTTGGAAGAACGAGAAACAGCGCTGCGGATCGCGCAGGAAGATAAGAGACGACAACAAATGGCAGTTCCAGGCATCCTCAATCCACATGAAATGCCTGAAGAGATGCAGGACTGA
- the LOC105684611 gene encoding vacuolar protein sorting-associated protein 37B, with protein MCTQEPDIVAALGLLSHLNNDELKELLHDDAKFEEIVKDVKQFKDQDNEKEILLASNRSMAEFNLSNKPKLEEGKQAIKELSEKGSQLCASVTEKLNQLKEQSGTMSIDTALALLQTSAAEMEEESEKIKENFLNEEMEVDEFLEQFLSRRKIMHLRKVKVDKMKELMTNPRPVGSGNLGYPTASNFPGMGHSVPYPTGIVGMPMPVPPMFRHY; from the exons ATGTGTACTCAAGAACCTGATATCGTAGCAGCATTGGGATTACTATCGCATTTAAACAATGACGAGCTGAAAGAACTTTTACACGACGACGCAAAATTTGAGGAGATCGTCAAAGATGTCAAGCAG TTTAAGGATcaagataatgaaaaagagatCTTGTTGGCAAGTAACAGATCTATGGCTGAATTTAATCTCTCCAATAAACCAAAGCTTGAAGAAGGCAAACAGGCGATAAAGGAGCTCAGTGAGAAGGGGAGTCAGCTCTGTGCGAGTGTTACGGAAAAACTCAATCAGTTAA AAGAACAATCAGGTACGATGAGTATCGACACAGCCTTAGCTCTTCTTCAAACATCTGCGGCAGAAATGGAGGAAGAATCAGAG aaaataaaggagaattttttgaacgaggAGATGGAGGTTGATGAATTCTTGGAACAGTTTTTATCACGACGTAAAATAATGCATTTGCGTAAGGTCAAAGTTGATAAAATGAAGGAGTTGATGACAAACCCGCGACCTGTGGGATCTGGAAATTTGGGATATCCCACTGCTAGTAACTTCCCAGGAATGGGACATTCTGTTCCATATCCTACTGGGATAGTAGGAATGCCTATGCCAGTTCCACCAATGTTCCGGCATTACTGA
- the LOC105684610 gene encoding dnaJ homolog subfamily B member 9-like gives MNCQRLYSYLLIDGKLKFRTCLIRFKSHYDSLGLTPKATQNEIKTAYYELSKVYHPDKNDSESAKHKYQGITEAYEILGNYNSRKMYDRGMRPGTKHTSSQTTVKQKKDVQSRFYQSRLHRHKLVMEDGRTPIYDFDEWTKNHYSNLFRNTKEMKDCWQTVQDRTKSYHHKDSWSIFAILFTVTLTFSSLLLSEMQSSLDQNNLDLKKKTPEPT, from the coding sequence atGAATTGTCAGAGATTATATAGTTATCTGCTTAttgatggaaaattaaaattcagaaCTTGTCTAATCCGATTCAAATCTCATTATGATTCATTGGGGTTAACTCCTAAAGCAAcacaaaacgaaataaaaactgcATACTATGAATTGAGTAAGGTTTATCATCCTGATAAGAATGACAGTGAAAGTGCTAAGCACAAGTACCAAGGGATCACGGAAGCCTATGAAATTCTGGGTAATTACAACTCTCGAAAGATGTATGATCGTGGAATGAGACCCGGTACGAAGCACACAAGTAGTCAAACAACagtgaaacagaaaaaagatgtTCAATCTCGCTTTTATCAGTCCAGATTGCATAGACATAAACTAGTTATGGAGGATGGTCGCACTCCAATCTATGACTTTGATGAGTGGACCAAGAACCATTACAGCAACTTATTCAGAAAcacaaaagaaatgaaagattgCTGGCAGACAGTACAAGATCGAACAAAATCTTACCATCATAAGGATTCGTGGTCGATATTTGCTATATTATTTACTGTCACTCTCACATTCAGCTCATTGTTGTTGTCTGAAATGCAGAGCAGTCTTGATCAGAATAATCTGGatttaaaaaagaagacaCCTGAACCAACTTGA
- the LOC105684609 gene encoding serine/threonine-protein phosphatase Pgam5, mitochondrial isoform X1 — protein MPGLTKFQKYAISGIGAVGGAVLLYYNVYGGGESLHVLNSWTTNYTPSVQWEHNWDRRDPKSLVKPVKVSNEKDENRFNEELASKKVSAVRHLFLIRHGQYETNGKSDSERILTDLGRKQAESTGARLSELGHPYSLIVRSTMSRAQETSKIIEKNFPNVPTTDDSLLEEGAPIPPEPPVGHWKPEKYQFFQDGPRIEAAFRRYFHRADPSQTENSYTLLVCHANVIRYFVCRAMQFPPEAWLRISLSHASITWISIFPSGRVTLRCLGDTGHMLPQNITAH, from the exons ATGCCGGGCttaacaaaatttcaaaaatatgcaATCTCCGGAATTGGTGCTGTCGGCGGAGCTGTACTTCTTTATTATAATGTCTACGGTGGTGGCGAATCCCTCCATGTGCTTAATTCCTGGACTACCAACTATACTCCATCAGTACAATGGGAGCACAATTGGGATAG ACGAGATCCCAAGAGTTTGGTAAAGCCTGTAAAAGTAAGTAacgagaaagatgaaaatagatTCAACGAAGAACTAGCCTCCAAGAAAGTTAGCGCTGTTCGACACTTGTTTCTCATACGTCATGGACAATATGAGACTAACGGAAAGTCTGACTCTGAAAGAATTCTTACTGACTTAG GAAGAAAGCAAGCAGAATCAACTGGAGCACGTTTAAGTGAATTGGGCCATCCATATTCATTGATTGTAAGATCGACCATGAGTCGAGCACAggaaacttcgaaaattatagaaaaaaactttccaaatGTCCCCACCACGGATGATAGCCTTTTAGAAGAGGGAGCACCTATTCCACCTGAACCACCTGTAGGGCATTGGAAACCCGAGAAATAT CAGTTTTTCCAAGATGGGCCAAGAATAGAAGCAGCATTTAGGAGATACTTCCACCGAGCAGATCCTAGTCAGACTGAAAATTCATACACTCTTCTTGTGTGCCATGCGAATGTAATAAGATACTTCGTCTGCAG AGCAATGCAATTCCCACCAGAAGCTTGGTTACGGATATCACTTAGTCACGCTAGTATTACTTGGATCAGTATATTCCCCAGCGGCAGAGTTACGCTACGTTGTCTTGGCGATACTGGGCACATGTTGCCGCAAAACATTACTGCTCACTAA
- the LOC105684609 gene encoding serine/threonine-protein phosphatase PGAM5, mitochondrial isoform X2, whose amino-acid sequence MPGLTKFQKYAISGIGAVGGAVLLYYNVYGGGESLHVLNSWTTNYTPSVQWEHNWDRRDPKSLVKPVKVSNEKDENRFNEELASKKVSAVRHLFLIRHGQYETNGKSDSERILTDLGRKQAESTGARLSELGHPYSLIVRSTMSRAQETSKIIEKNFPNVPTTDDSLLEEGAPIPPEPPVGHWKPEKYFFQDGPRIEAAFRRYFHRADPSQTENSYTLLVCHANVIRYFVCRAMQFPPEAWLRISLSHASITWISIFPSGRVTLRCLGDTGHMLPQNITAH is encoded by the exons ATGCCGGGCttaacaaaatttcaaaaatatgcaATCTCCGGAATTGGTGCTGTCGGCGGAGCTGTACTTCTTTATTATAATGTCTACGGTGGTGGCGAATCCCTCCATGTGCTTAATTCCTGGACTACCAACTATACTCCATCAGTACAATGGGAGCACAATTGGGATAG ACGAGATCCCAAGAGTTTGGTAAAGCCTGTAAAAGTAAGTAacgagaaagatgaaaatagatTCAACGAAGAACTAGCCTCCAAGAAAGTTAGCGCTGTTCGACACTTGTTTCTCATACGTCATGGACAATATGAGACTAACGGAAAGTCTGACTCTGAAAGAATTCTTACTGACTTAG GAAGAAAGCAAGCAGAATCAACTGGAGCACGTTTAAGTGAATTGGGCCATCCATATTCATTGATTGTAAGATCGACCATGAGTCGAGCACAggaaacttcgaaaattatagaaaaaaactttccaaatGTCCCCACCACGGATGATAGCCTTTTAGAAGAGGGAGCACCTATTCCACCTGAACCACCTGTAGGGCATTGGAAACCCGAGAAATAT TTTTTCCAAGATGGGCCAAGAATAGAAGCAGCATTTAGGAGATACTTCCACCGAGCAGATCCTAGTCAGACTGAAAATTCATACACTCTTCTTGTGTGCCATGCGAATGTAATAAGATACTTCGTCTGCAG AGCAATGCAATTCCCACCAGAAGCTTGGTTACGGATATCACTTAGTCACGCTAGTATTACTTGGATCAGTATATTCCCCAGCGGCAGAGTTACGCTACGTTGTCTTGGCGATACTGGGCACATGTTGCCGCAAAACATTACTGCTCACTAA